aaagtcaaaaattaaaaaatatggacttttagaaattgaattcattttaaaaaacaaaataataaaaaatcggcGAAATAATATGTTGGTGTACTTTaattattgttcatcgtacaaccgaaattcggtaaaatctTGTTCATTTAGACAGTTGGTTTACCGgtctaaactttaccgatttttaaactaccgaattcagtaaaaaaaaaataagtgtgtACATCGATTTAGACGCTCTACCGATTGATAAAAACCAAACTCATCTATCTACTGTGGAGAAGTTGGTTTGCTGGAGGAATCCCCGCAGCGTGATTGCCAACTTGATCCCTCGACGGTTGGTTGATGAAAGAGGCTTACTGCTGACTCTGCCCCGCCAGCTGTCAGATCCATTTGGCTGCGTCCGTGCGCAGTCATTAGAAGGCTGCGTCTGGTACGCAATCAGACCGAGGGGTCTATTCGGGCCCACACATCTCCCCccttctctaaaaaaaaaaaaaatcaacgcctCAATCATTTATAACTACTTAGAATGCTGACCCTATTTGACATAAATGTGTTTAGCCATTCACTAACTCTTGCCTATTCTGCGGATTTCCATTAGACGCTTTCCACAAACAATCCAGTAACTTTTTTGTAACTGCCTCAACATATTCGCATACCATGCCTTTTCTATCCAGCCAACACTAATTTTAATCTTTAACGTTTGCATACTCAAACAAATTAATACACATTAAGTCCATTAAGGGCTTCTTCATTTAACACGATGAGTTGCTTTTGGTCTCTTCTCCCTTGTTCAATTCTTTTGCTGAATTCATTCCCTTATTTTCATTCCACCCTGCATATTTTCTTTTATACATTCTTTCATAattccaaaacatttttctttatAATCACTTTTAGCGATTCCAAGCCAGGACCTATTCAGTGGATTCCCACAAGCCCTTCGATGAGTTTGGCCTTTCAATGATTTCTCACAAGCCAGGACCTATTCAGTGGATTCCCACAAGCCCTTCGACGAGTTTGACCTTTCAGTACGCATTAACAAGCCATCACTCCACCAAGGCCATATTCACAAGCCGTCTCACCACAAGGCCTATTCAGTGGATATTCACAAGCCGTCTCTccgccaggcctattcagtggatattcacaagcctcctcttcaccaggccttttcagtgaacatccacaagcctcctcttcaccaggccttttcagtgaacatccacaagccatcactccgccaggcctattcagtggaCATTCACAAGCCTCCCCTCCAGGCCTTTTCAGTGGATATTCACAAGCCGTCTCTccgccaggcctattcagtgaacatccacaCGCCTCCTCTCTGCCAggcgaaaacgaaactattggcactacgccccccggggcatggccttcctctaacgtgggatttctgctccagcgcctctgacgagacaggagaaaccgggaccgacgttttacttcaccatccgatagaagctcagtggataaggcgggaatcgaacccgcgtctcatagcatcatcgggatcggcagccgaagccgctacccctgcgccacgagacccacaagcCCTTCGACGAGTTTGACCTTTCAGTACGCATTAACAAGCCATCACTCCACCAAGGCCATATTCACAAGCCGTCTCACCACAAGGCCTATTCAGTGAATATTCACAAGCCTCCTCTTCTCCAGGCCTTttcagtgaacatccacaagcctcctcttcaccaggccttttcagtgaacatccacaagccatcactccgccaggcctattcagtggatattcacaagccgtctctccgccaggcctattcagtggatattcacaagcctcctcttcaccaggccttttcagtgaacatccacaagcctcctcttcaccaggccttttcagtgaacatccacaagccatcactccgccaggcctattcagtggaCATTCACAAGCCTCCCCTCCAGGCCTTTTCAGTGGATATTCACAAGCCGTCTCTccgccaggcctattcagtgaacatccacaagcctcctctctgccaggcctattcagtggatATTCACAAGCCTCCTCTTCTCCAGGCCTTttcagtgaacatccacaagcctcctcttcaccaggccttttcagtgaacatccacaagccatcactccgccaggcctattcagtggaCATTCACAAGCCTCCCCTCCAGGCCTTTTCAGTGGATATTCACAAGCCGTCTCTccgccaggcctattcagtgaacatccacaagcctcctcttcaccaggcctattcagtgaacatccacaagccatcactttgccaggcctattcagtggaCATTCACAAGCCTCCCCTCCAGGCCTTTTCAGTGGATATTCACAAGCCGTCTCTccgccaggcctattcagtgaacatccacaagcctcctcttcaccaggcctattcagtgaacatccacaagccatcactttgccaggcctattcagtggaCATTCACAAGCCTCCCCTCCAGGCCTTTTCAGTGGATATTCACAAGCCGTCTCTccgccaggcctattcagtgaacatccacaagcctcctctctgccaggcctattcagtggatATTCACAAGCCTCCTCTTCTCCAGGCCTTttcagtgaacatccacaagcctcctcttcaccaggccttttcagtgaacatccacaagccatcactccgccaggcctattcagtggaCATTCACAAGCCTCCCCTCCAGGCCTTTTCAGTGGATATTCACAAGCCGTCTCTccgccaggcctattcagtgaacatccacaagcctcctcttcaccaggcctattcagtgaacatccacaagccatcactttgccaggcctattcagtggaCATTCACAAGCCTCCCCTCCAGGCCTTTTCAGTGGATATTCACAAGCCGTCTCTccgccaggcctattcagtgaacatccacaagcctcctcttcaccaggcctattcagtgaacatccacaagccatcactttgccaggcctattcagtggaCATTCACAAGCCTCCCCTCCAGGCCTTTTCAGTGGATATTCACAAGCCGTCTCTccgccaggcctattcagtgaacatccacaagccatcAAACCGCTGTGACACAGCTACTCACCGACAGTTAACATTAAGATAAGTTACTCATcataaacacaaacaaaaataaataaatctgcaAACCAACTGCAGACAAAACCACTGCCATGAAACAGATCTTGAAAGCAGAGGATCTGGCACCACTGCTACAAAATGTCAATATAAATTTCCAACTCTCCTGTTTCAAATTCGGGCCCTTCCTTTTGCTCTCTCTCATTCCTTTTATCAGACAAACACCTTGTCATCTCCCGCCCTGCACAAAACAATGCCAACGCAAAATTTCGGACTTTCcgtgaaaaaaacaatttcactcACCGTGTTCATAAAAATAACCTTCCAGGGGCAGACATTTACCAGTCCTCCAGCTTCACCAGGGCAGCAACCCATCACCACGCGGCCACCGCCGCAATCACAACAAAAGAAAAACTGCACAAGAAAGGACGCTGCTTTCTTTCTTATTCACGTGccactttgtttttttaattttaatttatagtgatctagagcagcgattctcaaccttcttctaggctggtaccccctaccgtgtaaatcaagtaggcccggtacccccgttgagaatcgctgatctAGAGCATGCAGAAATTATATTGCTGCAGTACAGACTTTGGAAAGAATCTGGAAGCCCACACATGAAACGTCAAAAACATCCAACTTTGCTGTAAACGTGCTCGCCTCACGGGGTAAAccacttaaaaaacaaaaacagcaaTATCTGCTCCCAACAACAACGAGCGACTGCACCCCACTTTTTTTTCGGCCCATTACGCAACCACCTCATCTTAGCATACGGTGGAAACTAAAACTCATCCTGTTCGCAAACATACCTTATTTACCGCCCACGCCAATTCGCTACGTTCTTTTCTCGcacacttcttttttttttaaactattcagCGCTGGGGGATCCCCGAAAACCAACCTCTGACGAGGAAAAGAAAAGATTTCTCCTGGCAGGAATCGCCATTGTGGAGAAGTTGGTTTGCTGGAGGAATCCCCGCAGCGTGATTGCCAACTTGATCCCTCGACGGTTGGTTGATGAAAGAGGCTGACTGCTGACTCTGCCCCGCCAGCTGTCAGATCCATTTGGCTGCGTCCGTGCGCAGTCATTAGAAGGCTGCGTCTGGTACGCAATCAGACCGAGGGGTCTATTCGGGCCCACACATCTACatccctcgaattttgagattttttcccGCAGAGATGAAGTGATGTCCATGTGTcgtaaaaaaagctaaaatttgtGTCGCGTAATTTTCAGCTCctctattttcgattttgatcactccagttgcatttgaaagctggtgtgctgaacccTAACCTTTTGAAGgccaaatttcgaaattttgctatttttttcggGATGTGAAATgacttttcaataaataataaattttttaaataaaaataaggtcaaattttcgatttttcaaacCGTGTACATAAcgcaaaaattgcgtttttccaGCGCAACATCTTCCCAAAATTtcatcaagatttttttcatgatttctaaatgaaaacgttgattttttttgacttcCAAACTTtagttttcataatttgaaattatgaatGATTGTGAAGACAATTTCCAAGAATTTGAGGCTTGAAATCGACATTACTATTtccaattcttgattttttttaataaagttctCTGATTTCTAAGATTAGCTAAGAAAGTATTCGGCCTCTCTTTAACAAGCAGTgtggccacatttttttttccagaaaaaggAAAGTTGAATTtagattgaaatttattgatgaaattttgaatttgatcatgtcgtcgccatcgtgctaacttgtcgtacgtgcattttgggccaaattgagttaagaacgccattttgtgcagttcacaatgcctcaccttttgaccttcacagatccccaaaattcgatttcaatcctgagatattcaacaaaaaccgaaaaaactccgtgcatttttgtcactttacatatgaaattagtatgtaagtgcgacaaaaggccaaaaggattgcaggccaggaaagtcaggatgcgtttgtcgcacgtacaagctagactaccgtaaacatttgtaattataactcgggactccagcaaccaacttcaaccaaacttcgggacaatgcacagaatggtcagccaaacaaaacgtgtttgttattgtttacattgcgtgctctcgtttttgtatattcaaggtcaaacattaaaacacgtttttctcggaacgtgaaaatggcgggtgcgacaagatagcacgacgacgtcgatgtgTAACAAAATTCTAAATGCGCTTCGGCTTaggatttggatttttttaaacattttttataatacTTTAAACggtaaaatttgacttaaaatagaAAACCAAGCGtttgaattgtttttcaaaagaagtttcaatcgctTTGATacgatttttaaatgttaacccctctacaacccaaccccgccaaaaccaaaagtcaatttttcaaccaattgttttatcttttaaaagcattggaaagaagaactctttaaattttagacaatttatgggttggaagttttacttgttttatgtgactttggtTTAACAAAATGTcgttttttctggggtcaactttggctgtgctttttactaacatttcctatattttaagtaaaaagaagtatgcagtaatttttgtagtgttccaGACTTTGCTTCTAtccaatttttttcacaatttaattgataatagTAATAGTAATCGATGGGTTTATGCAAAACCACTGGCTTTGAAGTAAATTATTGCCTTTTTACCAACCAATCAAACGTGACGATATGATTTCTATCCAAAAGAACTACAATGTCAGCTCAATACTAGCCACTTCACCGGACATTACCCTCACCTTCCGTCCATCACTCTGCGAAGGGCTTCACAGTTTTCCAAGAAAAGCCGTTTTCCACCGTCACTCTGCAGTCCGCAACCAGCCGACCTTGCAAATCTCTtatgaaaacacacacaatcgtgTGCCCTTGGCGTTCGCTAATTACCGACCACCTTATGGTAAGTTCGTTTGATAGCTGGTCGGGTGGTTGGAGTGCGTAGGCCCCTCTCTGGTCAGCTCGATCGCGACTTGATTAAGACGCTTGGCGTTGATGTGTTAATCCATGGATTGCTGAATTGGTGCTGGTttgctataaaaaaatgttttactttacTATTATAGCttgttaaattttccaaaagcttgaaaaaaagaaaatttaattttataagaCGAGATAAACTAGTTTCAATTGACGTACTAAACACTAGTGAGGATCTCCTACAACTAAACGTGCAAGAATGTAAATTCATCAAGATTGTATCGAGAGTTCAAGTAGTCGTCAGCTCTTGCAAGGGTCAACAGCTTCTTGAAAAGGGTGGCATTCTGAGACCCtgtgtttttatattttaatgaacaacccagagttttatttttgtttctgaatcaaataaaaacaaaaaatccttttttcctCTACCTTTCTAGACACGCTGTCCGACCTAAAAAGTGATGATCTCCCCACCACAAGCTCTATCGACAACGCGTGAATCTCCTCCTGCATTCGGTCCCGCACAGATCTGCACCTGGtgatcaccaccaccaccaaaatgTCCGAGTCGACGCTCCACAACCGATCCGTTCTGGTTCCAAAACTCATCCCCCTTGAAGCCCCCTTGACCTGTCCCACTAAAACAAACCCTTTCTTCCAGATCTTCGCGGGATCTCCCTCTCCGCTGGCCCGTGCCCTGTGCGAGCAGCTGACGTCTGTCCGAAGCTGCCGAGTGACCCTGGTCACCGACCTCGGGTGTGTTCCGGAGGCCACGACTGACTCGGTGCAACTTTTCCAGTGTGACCTGTCTAAAAGAGAGCAGGTTGGCCAACTTGTTACGAGTTTGGAGCGGATGTTGCGTTCGGTGGATTTGGTGATCCACCTGGATTCGGAGGAATCCGAAGAAGACTTCGTCGAGCGAACTTCCCGGGAGATTTTGGGATTTGTCAACGTAGCTCACTTTTAAAAAGTTCAGAATAGTTCACTCAAAGTCAACCCCTCTTTTCAGCTCCTAACAAACTTCGTCCCACTGTTGGCCAAAAACTCCTCCGCCGGAAGAATCATATCCCTCAAGAACTCCTCCAACGGCAGCCGGTCACGTGCCTTCCAGGACAGCCAATCCGAGTACCACGATCTCATCCAGACCGTCCTGGCCAGCGAAGCGTCAAAATCCACCGTCCAGCTGTGCACGATCTCCTGCGATCATCTTCACGGCCATCAATCAACCGGGATGGTCCAGGAGTT
This is a stretch of genomic DNA from Culex pipiens pallens isolate TS chromosome 1, TS_CPP_V2, whole genome shotgun sequence. It encodes these proteins:
- the LOC120428442 gene encoding uncharacterized protein LOC120428442 isoform X1; protein product: MSESTLHNRSVLVPKLIPLEAPLTCPTKTNPFFQIFAGSPSPLARALCEQLTSVRSCRVTLVTDLGCVPEATTDSVQLFQCDLSKREQVGQLVTSLERMLRSVDLVIHLDSEESEEDFVERTSREILGFVNLLTNFVPLLAKNSSAGRIISLKNSSNGSRSRAFQDSQSEYHDLIQTVLASEASKSTVQLCTISCDHLHGHQSTGMVQELAQRILQTIESSRSSSKNEVIELSSRRNLFEFCSSNLLQLAAVGLDKLQLRKSRELPLKVQ
- the LOC120428442 gene encoding uncharacterized protein LOC120428442 isoform X2 yields the protein MSESTLHNRSVLIFAGSPSPLARALCEQLTSVRSCRVTLVTDLGCVPEATTDSVQLFQCDLSKREQVGQLVTSLERMLRSVDLVIHLDSEESEEDFVERTSREILGFVNLLTNFVPLLAKNSSAGRIISLKNSSNGSRSRAFQDSQSEYHDLIQTVLASEASKSTVQLCTISCDHLHGHQSTGMVQELAQRILQTIESSRSSSKNEVIELSSRRNLFEFCSSNLLQLAAVGLDKLQLRKSRELPLKVQ